The nucleotide sequence TCACTTTTTTTGTGCTTTTAGTTTATTAATTTTATATAAATTTTACTTTTATGATCGAAACAGATATACTGATAATTGGTGCCGGACCCACAGGGCTTTTTGCTGTGTTCGAAGCCGGATTATTAAAATTACGCTGTCATATTATAGACGGACTACCGCAACCAGGTGGTCAATTAACAGAATTATATCCTAAAAAACCTATTTTTGATATTCCTGGTTATCCATCGGTTGGTGCTGCTGAATTAATTGATAATTTAATGGAACAAATTAAGCAGTTTGAACCTGGTTTTACCTTAAACGAAGTTGCCGAAAATATCGAAAAACTAGAAGACGGCACTTTTATTGTTACCACCAACAAAGGAACACAACATCATGCCAAAGCAGTAGCAATTGCTGGCGGTTTGGGCAGTTTTGAACCACGAAAACCAGTTATTGAAGGATTGAATTTCTATGAAGATAAAGGTGTGGAGTATTTTGTGAAAAACCCGGAACAATTTAGAGGTAAAAACATTGTGATAAGCGGCGGCGGCGATTCTGCTTTGGATTGGAGTATTTTTTTAAGCGATGTAGCTAAAAGCGTGACATTGGTTCACAGACGAAACGAATTTCGTGGTGCTTTAGATTCGGTTGAAAAAGTACAGGAATTAAAACATCAGGGAAAAATCAATTTGATAACACCAGCAGAAGTAACCGAAATTCATGGCAATGAGCATGTAGAAGCGGTAACGCTGTCTTTCAATGGTGGATCATCTTCCCAAACCATTAAAACCGATTATTTTATTCCGTTGTTTGGTTTAACGCCAAAATTGGGCCCTATTGCAAACTGGGGATTAGAAATCGAAAAAAATGCCATTAAAGTAAACAATGCCTTAGATTATCAAACCAATATAGAAGGTATTTATGCCATTGGCGACATCAATACCTATCCGGGTAAATTAAAATTGATTTTATGCGGATTTCACGAAGCCACTTTAATGTGCCAAAGTGTGTATAAC is from Paenimyroides aestuarii and encodes:
- a CDS encoding NAD(P)/FAD-dependent oxidoreductase, yielding MIETDILIIGAGPTGLFAVFEAGLLKLRCHIIDGLPQPGGQLTELYPKKPIFDIPGYPSVGAAELIDNLMEQIKQFEPGFTLNEVAENIEKLEDGTFIVTTNKGTQHHAKAVAIAGGLGSFEPRKPVIEGLNFYEDKGVEYFVKNPEQFRGKNIVISGGGDSALDWSIFLSDVAKSVTLVHRRNEFRGALDSVEKVQELKHQGKINLITPAEVTEIHGNEHVEAVTLSFNGGSSSQTIKTDYFIPLFGLTPKLGPIANWGLEIEKNAIKVNNALDYQTNIEGIYAIGDINTYPGKLKLILCGFHEATLMCQSVYNRINPGKKYVLKYTTVSGIDGFDGTRKEAEKAVVKAID